The following are encoded together in the Desulfococcus multivorans genome:
- a CDS encoding hydantoinase B/oxoprolinase family protein, with the protein MPTFRVEAEAALAAQGFSEDRIESSLFLNLRYQGTDTALMIPRPAGNIFANLFMSIAEQMGRMLQKTAISTNIEEGLVRF; encoded by the coding sequence GTGCCGACGTTCCGGGTCGAAGCCGAGGCGGCCTTGGCGGCCCAGGGTTTTTCCGAGGATCGCATCGAAAGCAGCCTGTTTTTGAACCTTCGCTACCAGGGCACGGACACGGCCCTGATGATCCCCCGACCTGCGGGTAATATTTTCGCCAACCTTTTCATGTCCATCGCCGAACAGATGGGCCGGATGCTCCAAAAAACGGCCATCTCGACCAACATCGAGGAGGGCCTCGTTCGTTTTTGA
- a CDS encoding DUF3683 domain-containing protein, which produces MGSITDREIPYNYTSADDRRILAWLLGAEVLAPLERLVFRRRTGRSWRVLMRFVGDLFIHYRNPFLYQELIDDRDRRRRFLAAARRDLTLIIDRADPEPDLDIVLDRCRQKLSALDAELSAVVAMRHRIRRRLGAIVGEANVFFDPFTLMAHATDATNWRLHLPVAVVCPDEESQVPMLLQAVSALGLKAIPRGAGTGLTGGAVPVVPDCVMINTEKLNRIGALAWENYEDPDGKALRLPILPVGAGVITEAAMTAAAGAGLVFATDPTSAWACTIGGNIAENAGGKKAVLWGTAIDNLLSFRMAVPGGRLIEVRRTHPTGRRIDPEETVVFSVTDVAGGETIRQISIPGNRIRKPGLGKDITNKALEGLPGVQKEGTDGVITSAVFILHPAYPHQRTVCLEFFGEDMDEAGRVIVEISRSFVNQGREALMALEHFDEEYVQAIDYKAKAPRSRRPKAVLLVDIVGHAVEQVNDGLSRLRTLLSAYPNTFMAVAGSDAEAERFWRDRKRLGAIAARTNAFKLNEDIVLPLSALAEFAEFVDALNMEEERSNQVEVMWHLINYLEKAVPIEDPEWLAAKLPRARELLRKAMDQVYLAGREHLREGTHLRGAAAAMAELLRGFSKVRAEIDRDIAEIRNRRIVVATHMHAGDGNVHVNIPVFANDREMMRRAADTADVIMEKAVALGGVVSGEHGIGFTKIRHLDPDIMAAFKAYRQTADPEDLINPGKLTDPDTANQVFTPSFNLIELEARILRYGHLEQLAEKISQCVRCGKCKTGCCVFYPAENLFFHPRNKNLALTGIIEALLYDAQRSHAVGFRSLRRLEEIADHCTLCHKCLPPCPVNIDTAEISILEREVLADRRFKRSPLPTRIVLAYLASRSPLTNALVRRTVFQWGGALQRTAVRLMGGGNRRRKGSLLAPFYAPVASIAPRPLPAAYPSHDRNQALLVAPADTATATVFYYPGCGSERLHADIALASIYLLLQVGARVVLPPKYLCCGFPARANAKTDISKRQELRNAIIFNQIRSMLGHLDFDACVVSCGTCRETLIRMSAADIFDAPLLDVAGWVLERGFDVMLPGLCWYHAPCHDSLEGTGEALLRRLAPEGVVSVPHCCSEAGTLALSRPDIAARMLERKRESLAAHASFASGRTRLVTNCPACLNGLGRQRRVIPTHLAVALADAHDGAGWRAHVADRLAGAERIRI; this is translated from the coding sequence ATGGGAAGCATTACCGACAGAGAGATTCCATATAATTACACATCGGCCGACGACAGGCGCATCCTGGCATGGTTGCTGGGAGCGGAGGTGTTGGCCCCCTTGGAGCGGCTGGTCTTCAGGCGCCGGACGGGGAGATCCTGGCGCGTCCTGATGCGTTTTGTCGGAGACCTCTTCATTCATTACCGGAATCCCTTCCTTTATCAGGAGCTGATTGACGATCGTGATCGGCGAAGGCGGTTTCTGGCGGCGGCCCGCAGGGACCTGACACTCATCATTGATCGCGCCGATCCGGAGCCGGATCTGGATATCGTCCTGGATCGGTGCCGACAAAAGCTTTCCGCGCTGGACGCCGAACTGTCGGCCGTTGTCGCGATGCGGCATCGCATTCGTCGACGCCTCGGCGCCATTGTCGGCGAGGCGAATGTTTTTTTCGATCCCTTCACCCTCATGGCCCATGCCACCGACGCCACCAACTGGCGGCTTCACCTGCCTGTGGCAGTGGTCTGCCCCGACGAGGAAAGCCAGGTCCCGATGCTGCTCCAGGCTGTATCGGCATTGGGTTTGAAGGCGATTCCGCGCGGCGCGGGCACCGGTCTCACCGGTGGCGCCGTTCCCGTCGTTCCCGATTGTGTCATGATCAACACCGAGAAACTCAACCGTATCGGCGCCCTTGCCTGGGAAAACTACGAGGATCCCGACGGAAAGGCGCTTCGACTGCCGATCCTTCCCGTGGGCGCGGGCGTCATCACGGAGGCCGCCATGACAGCCGCGGCCGGGGCCGGGCTGGTGTTTGCCACCGATCCCACCTCGGCATGGGCCTGTACCATCGGGGGCAACATCGCCGAGAACGCCGGCGGCAAGAAAGCCGTGCTCTGGGGTACGGCCATCGACAACCTCCTGAGCTTCCGCATGGCGGTCCCGGGAGGGCGGCTGATCGAGGTTCGGCGCACCCATCCCACGGGCCGCCGCATCGACCCCGAAGAAACCGTTGTCTTTTCGGTGACCGACGTCGCCGGCGGAGAAACGATCCGACAGATTTCGATTCCCGGCAACCGGATCAGAAAGCCCGGTCTGGGCAAGGACATCACCAACAAGGCCCTGGAGGGCCTCCCGGGCGTTCAGAAAGAGGGCACCGACGGCGTTATTACCTCGGCGGTCTTCATCCTTCATCCCGCCTATCCCCATCAGCGAACCGTGTGCCTCGAATTCTTCGGCGAGGACATGGACGAGGCGGGTCGGGTGATCGTGGAGATTTCCCGATCCTTTGTCAATCAGGGACGCGAAGCCCTGATGGCCCTCGAGCATTTTGATGAGGAGTACGTCCAGGCCATCGACTACAAGGCCAAGGCCCCCCGCAGTCGACGCCCCAAGGCCGTGCTGCTCGTGGACATCGTGGGGCATGCTGTCGAACAGGTGAATGACGGCCTGTCACGGTTGAGAACGCTGCTTTCCGCCTATCCCAATACATTTATGGCCGTAGCGGGGAGCGATGCCGAAGCGGAGCGCTTCTGGCGGGACCGGAAACGACTGGGCGCCATCGCGGCCCGCACCAATGCGTTCAAGCTGAACGAGGATATCGTTCTGCCCCTTTCGGCCCTGGCCGAGTTTGCCGAGTTTGTCGATGCCCTCAATATGGAGGAAGAGCGGAGCAACCAGGTCGAGGTCATGTGGCACCTTATCAACTACCTGGAGAAGGCCGTGCCCATTGAAGACCCTGAGTGGCTGGCGGCGAAACTGCCCAGGGCAAGAGAACTCCTTCGGAAGGCCATGGACCAGGTTTATCTGGCCGGCCGGGAACACCTGCGGGAGGGGACGCATCTCCGGGGAGCGGCGGCCGCCATGGCGGAGCTGCTGCGCGGATTCAGCAAGGTTCGGGCCGAGATCGACCGCGATATCGCCGAGATCCGAAACCGGCGTATCGTCGTCGCCACTCACATGCACGCCGGCGACGGCAACGTCCATGTCAACATCCCGGTGTTCGCCAATGACCGGGAGATGATGCGGCGCGCCGCCGACACGGCGGACGTCATCATGGAAAAGGCGGTGGCGCTGGGGGGCGTGGTGAGCGGGGAGCACGGCATCGGGTTCACCAAAATCCGGCACCTGGATCCCGATATCATGGCGGCATTCAAGGCTTACCGGCAGACGGCCGATCCGGAGGATCTGATCAACCCGGGAAAGCTGACCGATCCCGACACGGCAAACCAGGTGTTCACCCCATCTTTCAACCTGATCGAGCTGGAGGCCCGCATACTGCGCTACGGTCACCTGGAGCAGCTGGCGGAGAAGATTTCCCAATGCGTCCGCTGCGGCAAGTGCAAGACCGGCTGTTGTGTCTTTTACCCGGCGGAAAACCTGTTCTTTCATCCGCGGAACAAAAACCTGGCCTTGACGGGGATCATCGAAGCCCTGCTCTACGACGCGCAACGGTCCCACGCCGTGGGTTTCAGGTCGCTGCGCCGGCTGGAGGAGATCGCCGATCACTGCACCCTCTGCCACAAGTGCCTGCCCCCTTGTCCCGTCAATATCGATACTGCCGAAATCTCCATTCTCGAGCGGGAGGTGCTGGCGGACCGTCGCTTCAAGCGATCGCCGCTGCCGACGCGCATCGTCCTTGCATATCTCGCCTCGCGGTCGCCGCTGACCAACGCCCTGGTTCGCCGGACGGTTTTTCAATGGGGCGGCGCACTGCAGCGGACGGCGGTTCGGCTGATGGGCGGCGGCAACAGACGGCGGAAAGGATCCCTCCTGGCGCCTTTCTATGCGCCCGTGGCGTCCATCGCACCCCGGCCCCTGCCTGCGGCCTACCCATCTCATGACCGGAATCAGGCGCTTTTGGTCGCGCCCGCCGACACCGCGACGGCCACGGTTTTCTATTATCCGGGCTGCGGGTCCGAGCGGTTGCATGCCGACATCGCCCTGGCATCGATTTACCTGCTCCTGCAGGTCGGGGCCCGCGTGGTGTTGCCGCCGAAATACCTCTGCTGCGGATTTCCAGCCCGTGCCAATGCCAAAACGGATATCAGCAAACGGCAGGAACTCCGCAACGCCATCATTTTCAACCAGATCCGTTCCATGCTGGGGCACCTCGATTTCGATGCATGCGTTGTCTCCTGCGGCACCTGCCGCGAGACCCTGATCCGAATGAGCGCCGCCGATATCTTCGATGCCCCGCTGCTCGATGTCGCCGGCTGGGTTCTGGAGCGCGGTTTCGACGTCATGCTCCCGGGCTTGTGCTGGTACCATGCCCCTTGTCACGACTCTCTCGAGGGCACGGGGGAGGCACTTCTGCGCCGTCTGGCGCCGGAAGGCGTCGTCTCCGTTCCCCACTGCTGTTCCGAAGCCGGAACACTTGCCCTGAGCCGGCCGGACATTGCCGCCCGCATGCTGGAACGCAAACGGGAGAGCCTGGCGGCGCATGCATCCTTTGCATCGGGCCGCACACGCCTGGTGACCAACTGCCCGGCCTGCCTGAACGGCCTGGGTCGACAGCGCCGGGTGATCCCGACGCACCTGGCTGTTGCATTGGCGGATGCCCATGACGGCGCCGGTTGGCGGGCCCATGTCGCAGATCGACTGGCAGGCGCGGAACGGATCCGAATTTAG
- a CDS encoding NAD-glutamate dehydrogenase domain-containing protein encodes MDHKAGCSPAFSRGTYIIKKAQSVNLDPSVLYEAVIDLSSEGLLTANCINMAAGILLEDLGLPNYFFENIKAGALKQMLSSIATSITFKDGKGVLVGRVAHVDFDLESENNVQRVRIATQETRDSMEKVLEDQIPGHRREYYYCPLSHYYTYIIRPETVRDYDPDSFGTSRFLFSLAGDYTATPAPTRRRYERFLEAAERAVTPLIEVFNLPETGETRLMFNSDFASPQLPVFRKLFEDHGLVLNRAYWEPYCRKLPVPSSICSLYALGELSRRKEAALVADLCAYLAFAVSDVTDLYVTGKLTFDEMLFAGNLVDFTHMFIYKERDKATDREILESLVSKDHKEAFAGRIHGANKSTYVSKLILETALENSDLIKILYGLFEQRFKPGIQNRITPEVLEQKFSAFDKIIASRFMDAWQNYDIFRFMFRMVSCTLKTNFYKPEKRSFAFRFDNRILDPLVFDRFVFGIFYVNGHYACGTHLRAGDIARGGLRLIRVSPSNYSTEIDNAVLLNYALGPKAQRLKHKDICESGSKGVVVPHAVYAGHGMAALYDYTEGILDLTLEDSAVIDHYGKPEMVFFGPDEGTAPFMDAVAFRARERGYRYWRTLTTGKSFGIPHDTYGRIEGGDLFGLIDRREQGTELCINGETVLVTRNMDDIYEVVGGRIETSGMTTTGVMGAFRTLVAHFGESEENLNLMMTGGPDGDLGGNEIQCYKGRICLVIDGGSILFDPDGLDRRELTKIAFMRHSFPRANSMAFPVDKLGSRGFRVPMKARNIPLPDGTVVEDGALFHRTFLSDPANRRFIREADIRAFIPCGGFKDTVNRGNVKPFLSIFEELKFIVEGANVFFDDAARRYIATTTGIRHIKDTTANKGGVFSSAVSEVLTGFLFGDDYEANLLDDAETRWALIRDILGLVEANARAETAMLIRIHETDPSVPLFDLSERTSEQIFTLQAVFEKRIREILADGDRVRQILERYIPGILIRRLGMEKIMDILNNPELQAYRNAILTKKLASMAFYRYGLEWRDLLQRIETDFAEGVRTILSTSV; translated from the coding sequence ATGGACCATAAAGCCGGCTGTTCCCCCGCTTTTTCCCGGGGAACCTACATCATCAAAAAAGCCCAGAGCGTCAATCTCGACCCCAGCGTTCTCTATGAGGCCGTCATCGACCTGTCCAGCGAGGGACTTCTCACCGCCAACTGTATCAACATGGCGGCGGGAATCCTCCTGGAAGACCTGGGCTTGCCCAATTATTTCTTTGAAAACATCAAGGCGGGCGCGCTCAAGCAGATGCTGTCATCCATCGCCACCAGCATCACCTTCAAGGACGGCAAGGGGGTTCTGGTGGGCCGGGTGGCCCATGTCGACTTCGACCTGGAGAGCGAGAACAACGTCCAACGGGTCAGGATCGCCACCCAGGAGACCCGGGACAGCATGGAAAAGGTCCTGGAGGACCAGATTCCCGGCCATCGTCGCGAATATTACTATTGCCCTCTAAGTCACTATTACACCTACATCATCCGACCGGAAACGGTCAGGGATTACGACCCGGACTCCTTTGGAACATCCCGATTCCTGTTCTCTCTGGCGGGAGACTACACTGCGACACCAGCACCCACGCGACGGCGCTACGAACGGTTTCTCGAGGCCGCGGAACGCGCCGTGACGCCCCTCATCGAGGTGTTCAATCTTCCCGAGACCGGTGAGACCCGTCTGATGTTCAACAGCGATTTCGCTTCACCCCAGCTCCCGGTATTCCGGAAGCTTTTCGAGGATCACGGCCTGGTGCTGAATCGCGCCTATTGGGAGCCCTATTGCAGAAAATTGCCGGTGCCGTCCTCTATCTGTTCCCTCTATGCCCTTGGCGAGCTTTCCCGGAGAAAAGAGGCGGCGCTTGTCGCCGATCTCTGTGCCTACCTCGCCTTTGCCGTCAGTGACGTAACCGATCTTTACGTGACCGGTAAACTGACCTTCGACGAGATGCTTTTTGCCGGAAATCTTGTCGATTTCACCCACATGTTCATTTACAAGGAACGGGACAAAGCCACCGACCGGGAGATTCTGGAGAGTCTCGTCAGCAAGGATCACAAGGAGGCTTTTGCCGGACGGATTCACGGCGCCAACAAATCCACATACGTTTCGAAACTCATTCTCGAAACCGCCCTCGAGAATTCGGATCTCATCAAGATCCTCTACGGTCTTTTCGAACAAAGGTTCAAACCCGGGATTCAAAACCGAATCACCCCGGAAGTGCTCGAACAGAAATTCTCGGCCTTCGACAAAATCATCGCCTCCCGCTTCATGGATGCCTGGCAGAATTACGATATCTTCAGGTTCATGTTCAGGATGGTCTCGTGTACGTTGAAGACCAATTTCTACAAACCGGAAAAGCGGTCCTTCGCCTTTCGATTTGACAACCGGATTCTCGATCCGCTGGTGTTCGACCGTTTCGTGTTCGGCATCTTTTACGTGAACGGTCACTACGCCTGCGGAACCCACCTGAGGGCCGGAGACATCGCCCGTGGAGGGCTTCGCCTCATTCGCGTGTCGCCGAGCAATTATTCCACGGAGATCGACAATGCCGTGCTCCTGAACTATGCCCTGGGGCCAAAGGCCCAGCGGTTGAAGCACAAGGACATCTGTGAAAGCGGTTCAAAGGGCGTGGTGGTGCCCCATGCCGTCTATGCCGGCCACGGGATGGCGGCCCTGTACGACTATACCGAGGGCATTCTCGATCTGACCCTGGAGGATTCGGCCGTGATCGACCATTACGGGAAGCCCGAAATGGTGTTTTTCGGCCCCGACGAGGGAACGGCACCCTTCATGGACGCAGTGGCCTTTCGCGCCCGGGAGCGGGGCTATCGTTACTGGCGGACCCTCACCACGGGCAAGAGCTTCGGCATCCCCCACGATACCTACGGCCGGATCGAGGGGGGCGATCTTTTTGGCCTTATTGACCGGCGGGAGCAGGGCACCGAACTCTGCATCAACGGCGAAACCGTCCTCGTCACCCGGAATATGGACGACATTTATGAGGTCGTCGGCGGACGAATCGAAACCAGCGGCATGACCACCACCGGCGTGATGGGGGCCTTCAGGACCCTCGTGGCGCACTTCGGTGAATCAGAGGAAAACCTCAACCTGATGATGACCGGCGGTCCGGACGGAGATCTCGGGGGCAACGAGATCCAGTGTTACAAGGGCAGGATCTGCCTCGTCATCGACGGCGGATCGATCCTCTTTGATCCTGACGGGCTCGATCGTCGCGAACTGACGAAGATTGCCTTCATGCGTCATTCCTTCCCCAGAGCCAACTCCATGGCTTTCCCTGTGGACAAACTGGGTTCCCGCGGATTCCGGGTGCCGATGAAGGCCAGAAACATCCCACTTCCCGACGGCACGGTCGTGGAGGACGGCGCCCTGTTTCACAGGACCTTTCTGTCGGACCCCGCGAACCGCCGTTTCATTCGTGAGGCCGATATCCGTGCCTTCATCCCCTGCGGGGGATTCAAGGACACTGTGAACCGCGGCAATGTCAAGCCGTTTCTCTCTATCTTCGAGGAGTTGAAGTTCATCGTCGAGGGCGCCAATGTCTTCTTTGACGACGCTGCCAGACGCTATATCGCCACCACTACGGGCATCAGGCATATCAAAGACACCACGGCCAACAAGGGGGGCGTTTTTTCCAGCGCCGTCTCCGAGGTTCTCACCGGCTTTCTCTTTGGAGACGATTACGAGGCGAACCTGTTGGACGACGCCGAGACCCGATGGGCATTGATCCGGGATATCCTGGGGCTGGTGGAGGCCAACGCCCGGGCGGAGACTGCAATGCTTATCCGGATTCACGAAACCGATCCGTCGGTGCCGCTCTTCGATCTGTCGGAGCGGACGAGCGAACAGATCTTCACCCTTCAGGCCGTTTTTGAAAAGCGCATCCGGGAGATCCTGGCCGACGGGGACCGGGTCCGGCAAATCCTGGAGCGCTATATTCCGGGTATCCTGATCCGGCGGCTCGGCATGGAGAAGATCATGGACATTCTGAACAATCCGGAACTGCAGGCATACCGGAATGCCATCCTTACCAAAAAGCTCGCATCCATGGCCTTTTACCGATACGGCCTCGAATGGCGGGATCTTCTGCAGCGAATCGAGACCGACTTCGCCGAGGGCGTTAGGACCATCCTGTCGACGTCGGTCTGA
- a CDS encoding FAD/NAD(P)-binding protein, which produces MNTQRQKKSVLSDGSRVCIVGGGPAGALFAVHLLREAKCAGRRLSVTIIEKKAQRHPAGRIWQRRGCNHCAGGISPRLHALLREKDLALPEVLIQESFTHIWIHGLWKNFPLRVPAGQRMTAVFRGSLPGDRTDGGKGFDHFLLEKAVAEGADILTGEAREIRYLPSGRPLLVVKTAGAAAKAVDADFVALAVGVNPRPGQPPSENRLFQSCRAIMPRFRPPEVRRTLVLELKPGRGYLRKVMDRELYFIESGSKALPLEHIALVPKGDYLTVALVGRSVDRADLPRDTLKIARDFLALPHIRAILPHLPMETIPVACACSPFMAVRPAKFPVADRIAMVGDALGARLYKDGLYSAFVTAEALARTVIHEGIDAESLRAGYGPVTAWLETDTRYGRLVFGLIRTAFSSPLLSRILYQAFATEMKFREKERWHLGNVLWRIGSGTADYRDVFLDLISLPVIRSITVGAFKTARNLLTEAAFGIRWEQYGRYPTVIIKEKRDYFKRSIAGPLGVTLDVEPEMERMYAVKIRASARSIFNELKKFGDPDRRFLKLRFVTVRRISGVPAEVGTVIRYRLGRLPVSMDVRLVRAISDKALLFEVQEVFSERGRLLFDITPTKDGNNRLVIYTAFDFRKGRGFPGRMLWAIFKGIFPAYAHDVVWNHAVCCIKAEAERRESERDWAGVDIGAGGRG; this is translated from the coding sequence ATGAACACCCAACGTCAAAAAAAGTCGGTCTTATCGGACGGGAGCAGGGTCTGTATTGTCGGGGGCGGGCCTGCGGGCGCACTTTTCGCCGTTCACCTGCTCCGGGAGGCGAAGTGCGCAGGGCGGAGGCTGTCCGTTACGATCATCGAGAAAAAAGCCCAGCGTCATCCCGCAGGCCGGATATGGCAACGCAGGGGGTGCAACCACTGCGCGGGCGGCATCTCGCCGCGGCTGCATGCGCTTCTGCGCGAAAAGGACCTGGCGCTTCCCGAGGTGTTGATTCAGGAGTCCTTTACCCATATCTGGATCCACGGGCTCTGGAAGAATTTTCCCCTGAGGGTTCCGGCCGGGCAGCGGATGACGGCGGTGTTCCGCGGAAGCCTGCCCGGCGACCGAACGGACGGCGGGAAGGGTTTCGACCACTTCCTCCTGGAGAAGGCCGTTGCGGAAGGGGCCGACATCCTGACCGGAGAGGCGCGGGAGATCCGGTATCTGCCCTCGGGAAGGCCGCTGCTTGTGGTCAAAACAGCGGGGGCGGCGGCGAAGGCGGTCGATGCGGATTTCGTCGCGTTGGCTGTGGGCGTCAATCCGCGGCCGGGGCAACCCCCTTCCGAAAACCGTCTCTTTCAGTCCTGCCGTGCGATCATGCCCCGCTTCAGGCCGCCGGAGGTGCGGCGCACCCTGGTCCTGGAACTGAAGCCCGGACGCGGCTACCTCAGAAAGGTCATGGACCGGGAGCTCTATTTTATCGAATCCGGCTCGAAGGCGCTGCCGCTGGAGCATATCGCCCTGGTTCCCAAAGGGGATTACCTTACTGTCGCCCTGGTGGGCAGGAGCGTCGACAGGGCCGACCTGCCCCGGGACACCCTGAAGATCGCCCGGGATTTCCTCGCGCTCCCTCATATTCGCGCCATCCTTCCCCACCTGCCCATGGAAACCATCCCCGTCGCTTGTGCCTGCAGCCCGTTCATGGCGGTCAGGCCCGCGAAATTCCCGGTGGCTGATCGCATCGCCATGGTCGGCGACGCCCTGGGCGCAAGACTTTATAAAGACGGACTCTATTCCGCGTTCGTCACTGCGGAAGCTCTGGCGCGGACCGTCATTCACGAGGGGATCGACGCGGAAAGCCTCCGGGCGGGATACGGTCCGGTAACCGCCTGGCTGGAAACCGACACCCGTTACGGCAGGCTGGTGTTCGGGTTGATCCGGACGGCATTCTCCTCCCCCCTCCTGAGTCGGATCCTTTACCAGGCCTTTGCCACGGAGATGAAGTTTCGGGAAAAAGAACGGTGGCACCTGGGAAATGTCCTCTGGAGAATCGGCAGCGGCACCGCCGACTATCGGGACGTCTTTCTCGATTTGATCAGCCTTCCCGTGATCCGTTCCATTACCGTCGGTGCTTTCAAGACGGCGCGGAATCTGCTGACCGAGGCGGCTTTCGGTATCCGTTGGGAACAATACGGACGGTATCCGACGGTCATCATCAAGGAAAAAAGAGACTATTTCAAGCGCTCCATCGCCGGGCCTCTGGGGGTGACCCTCGATGTCGAGCCCGAGATGGAACGGATGTATGCCGTCAAGATCCGGGCGTCGGCCCGAAGCATCTTCAACGAGCTGAAAAAATTCGGGGACCCGGACCGGCGGTTCCTCAAACTCAGGTTCGTTACGGTGCGACGAATCTCGGGTGTTCCCGCCGAAGTGGGAACGGTAATCCGATACCGCCTCGGTCGATTGCCCGTTTCCATGGATGTCCGTCTGGTTCGGGCCATTTCCGACAAAGCCCTCCTTTTCGAGGTTCAGGAAGTCTTTTCGGAGCGGGGGCGGCTGCTCTTCGATATCACGCCGACGAAAGACGGCAACAATCGTCTGGTCATCTATACCGCATTCGATTTCAGGAAAGGGCGGGGCTTTCCCGGGAGGATGCTCTGGGCGATCTTCAAAGGGATCTTTCCGGCGTATGCCCATGACGTGGTGTGGAACCATGCCGTCTGCTGCATCAAGGCGGAGGCCGAGAGACGCGAATCCGAACGGGATTGGGCCGGCGTCGACATCGGGGCGGGAGGCCGCGGGTGA
- a CDS encoding ferritin-like domain-containing protein, translated as MNRAEYDTILKDAIQSEIAAQRFYRDVAGKMKDAFLKDLFLGFVREEKKHQEILEGFRAVIPEKLPFDEERDYHVAETLPDPVVSADMTPSDAFALAMKKEESAMNHYTALAGGCTDPRQKEIFMELAAMERDHKQKMESAFVDIGYPEVW; from the coding sequence ATGAACCGAGCGGAGTACGACACGATTTTGAAGGACGCCATTCAAAGCGAGATCGCGGCTCAACGGTTTTACCGGGACGTTGCCGGCAAAATGAAGGATGCCTTTCTGAAGGACCTGTTTCTGGGCTTTGTCCGGGAAGAGAAGAAGCACCAGGAAATCCTGGAGGGGTTTCGGGCGGTCATACCCGAAAAACTCCCATTCGACGAGGAGCGGGATTACCACGTTGCCGAAACCCTGCCGGATCCCGTGGTTTCGGCCGACATGACGCCCAGCGACGCCTTCGCCCTGGCCATGAAGAAGGAAGAGTCGGCCATGAACCACTACACCGCACTCGCCGGCGGCTGCACCGATCCCAGGCAGAAGGAGATCTTTATGGAACTGGCCGCCATGGAACGGGATCATAAGCAGAAGATGGAGAGCGCCTTCGTGGATATTGGATATCCGGAAGTCTGGTAG
- the cobI gene encoding precorrin-2 C(20)-methyltransferase, with translation MMTATGKLYGIGVGPGDPELIPLKAVRILGGVDVVFAASSSKNTYSMAVDIARNHIPENTPIIKLPFPMTRDKIETEKAWRENAQTIIAHVSAGKQAAFITLGDPMTYSTYGYVLKSILAIRPDLPIETVPGITSYQACASRLNTPLVEGEESLLITSGVKGGDRLRNTSPRPENIVFLKAYRNAADISLALEESNMVDNSVGISCCSLPQEEIIRDIRAFKDRKPGYWTIIIAKQNP, from the coding sequence ATGATGACAGCAACCGGAAAACTATACGGCATCGGCGTCGGCCCCGGGGATCCTGAACTGATTCCCCTCAAGGCCGTCCGTATCCTGGGTGGGGTGGATGTGGTTTTTGCCGCCTCTTCATCCAAGAACACCTACAGTATGGCCGTCGACATCGCCAGGAACCATATCCCTGAAAACACCCCCATCATCAAACTCCCCTTTCCCATGACCAGGGACAAGATCGAAACCGAAAAGGCGTGGCGGGAAAACGCCCAGACCATCATCGCCCACGTATCGGCGGGAAAACAGGCGGCGTTCATTACTCTGGGCGACCCAATGACCTATTCCACCTACGGGTATGTCCTGAAAAGCATTCTGGCGATCCGCCCCGATCTTCCCATAGAGACCGTACCGGGCATCACCTCTTATCAGGCCTGCGCTTCCCGTCTCAACACGCCCCTGGTGGAGGGGGAGGAGTCCCTGCTCATCACGTCGGGAGTCAAGGGGGGAGATCGCCTCCGGAACACCTCTCCACGACCCGAAAACATTGTTTTTCTGAAGGCATACCGCAATGCCGCCGACATTTCCCTGGCCCTGGAGGAAAGCAATATGGTCGACAACAGCGTCGGCATCAGCTGTTGCAGCCTGCCCCAGGAGGAGATCATCCGCGACATCCGCGCTTTCAAGGATCGGAAACCCGGCTACTGGACCATCATCATCGCAAAGCAGAACCCCTGA
- the rbr gene encoding rubrerythrin: protein MSKTKENLQAAFAGESQARNKYTFFAEIAREEGYHYIAKLFEETAENEKQHALDHFKMLNGLGTTIENLKAAIGGEDYEVQSMYPTFAKEAEAEGEKLAAIAFQQVAKIEAHHRERYKKLLAMVESGTVFKREEPIKWKCSVCGYIVEGKEPPPKCPSCKKPKEYYEPACMDF, encoded by the coding sequence ATGAGCAAGACCAAGGAAAATCTGCAGGCCGCTTTCGCCGGGGAATCCCAGGCCCGGAACAAGTACACCTTCTTTGCGGAAATCGCCCGTGAAGAAGGCTATCATTACATCGCCAAGCTGTTTGAAGAGACCGCCGAAAACGAAAAGCAGCACGCCCTGGACCATTTCAAGATGCTGAACGGCCTCGGCACCACGATCGAAAATCTCAAAGCGGCCATCGGCGGCGAGGACTACGAGGTCCAGAGCATGTACCCCACCTTTGCCAAGGAAGCCGAAGCCGAAGGAGAAAAGCTCGCCGCCATCGCCTTTCAGCAGGTCGCGAAAATCGAAGCGCATCACCGGGAGCGCTACAAAAAGCTTCTGGCCATGGTGGAGTCCGGGACCGTTTTCAAACGGGAGGAACCCATCAAATGGAAATGCAGCGTCTGCGGCTATATTGTCGAAGGCAAGGAACCGCCCCCCAAGTGCCCGTCCTGCAAAAAACCGAAGGAATATTACGAACCGGCATGCATGGACTTCTAA